The stretch of DNA CCATGATGGCCGACGCCGCCCAAATCGATGATGTTGCTGGGCTTCCAGGTTTGTCCCTGATCATCGGAGGAATAGGTGAGCACGGTGTGCCGGCCGGGGTTGTGCCGCATCTTCATCGACGTAAAGACAACCCGGCCATGCTTGGTTTCCAGGATGTCGCGGATGGCGCCGGTCCAGTCGTCGTGCAATTTTTGCGGCGCTTCCCACGTTGCCCCGTCGTCCGTGCTGCGCATGACGCAGGTGGGCAGCACGGCTCCCGGCGCGTCGTGGAGTTTGTTGTCCCATGTCCAGTGCTCCTCCGCGTTGTTCATGAACGCGGCAATCACCACGCCCTTGCTCGTCCGGATGATCGCTCGTTCATCGCTGATCTTGAATTTCAACGGGTCCTCGAACATGCGATGAGTCTGCCAGGTCTTGGCGCCGTCGGCGCTAGTCAGGCAGTTTGTATCCTCGATGGTAAGCAATCGGCCGTCACCCAACCGCACAAACGGGCCCATCTTCAAGGCCGGCATGTCGGTCAGCCGAACGTCGAGTTCCATCCCGGAAGAGGCGGGTTTGAGTCGGATTGCGGGAATTGACGATGGCGTGTCCAGTTGCATCGATCCGAGTTGCTGAAGCAACATGTCGGCGATGAGGCGATGGCCGTTCTCGTTGGGATGCATGCCGTCCAGTAGCAGGTCGTCGATCGAATGGTCCTTTTCGGCCCCATACGACTGGAACAGGGCGTACACGTCCATCAGTGGGATTTCAGTTTGCTTCGCCACCTCACGCACCGCCTGGGCGTACGTCTTCAGCAGCACGTTGAACCCGTCTGGATCGTCTGGAGCGTAAGGCGGCTTGCCGTACAGCGATCGCAATTCTTTTGTCCAACGCATCAGATTGGGCGTCATGAGAATCACCCGCACGCCCCGGCTCCGTAGTTCGGCGACGAAATAGGACAGATTGGCAGCAAAGTCATCCCGTGACACGCTTGGCTTGGTCGCCGGCGGATTCTTCCAGACATTCACGGTCGAATCATTGATGCCGAACTGGATAATCACGATGTCGGGCTGCCGACCGAGAACGTCCTGCTCGAATCGTGCCCGCGCATCGCGTGTGGTGTTTCCCGGAATCCCGGCGTTGATGACCTCCACGTCGCGCTCGGTCAGCTTGTCATTCTTGGCCGGCTTATCCGCGTAAGCCGCGTGAGCCAACCGATCCGCGTAAACCGTGAGCGCCTTGCCATCGACTACTCGCGGTGCCGTGGTCGAGTCGCCAAATGCAACGATTCGTAGTGCGCGCGATTTCGTTTCGCCGATCGAACGATCTGGCATGGCACACGAAGCACAGACCACGAGCGCGATCAAATTGCAGCCAGCCAAGGTGGTGAACATGGCGGAGCGACGTTTTCTAAAGCGAGGTTCGTTGCATGAGTTGGAATCTGGAGACTTCATGATTAAGAACAGCCAGGGGATTGCCTTCTGACAGCATCGAACAGAGTGGTTGGAGTTTTTTCTAACATACAAGTCAGTATCTTCGGTCGAAGGAATACTCGGTTGCTATCGGGCCGTTTGTCGGATTGTATTTCAGCAAGGCCGCATGGCCGTCACCGAAAAGGGTGTTCCAACGGTAATCCCCGTGCCAGAGCAGCGTGGACTCGCCGTTTCTCGCCAAGTCAAGCGACCACCAACCGGCATCGAAGGCGCCCCAAGCAGTGAACGTAACGAAATGGGCGGGTTTGCTGATCTCACCAGCCTTGATGCTCTTGGTGTTGTCGGCATTGAGGCTGAAGATTGTCACGGTCCTACCCATATAGGTGCTGGGTTCGGCGGGGAAAAGATTTGCCCAGTAAGAAGCACCGATCATCTCAAAAGTGCAATGGCGCGTGTTTCCCGGAAAGATCTTGTCGCTGGGACAACGGGCTACTTCCACCGCCGCCTCGCGGTTTGCTTTGACCAGATACTCCGACAACCAACGATCCGCTGCGCTGATCTGGTCGTAGTAAGGGAGCAATCCGGTCTGGCCCACCCAGCTTGTCTGCGTAGCCATGCCGTTTCTGGCAACGGTTGGTGGGTAACGATCGCTGTAATCCCCCAAGTAAAGAGCTGCCGCCATGCCGACCTGACGAATGTTGCTAAGACACTGGGTGGTCTGCGCCTTCTGCTTGGCCCTGGCCAGTGCGGGTAAAAGAAGGCCTGCGAGAATTGCGATGATAGCGATGACAACCAACAATTCGATCAACGTGAAGCCGCGCGCCAGCGCGTTTGTTGGGTCGTTCTCAGTCGGACCTGCCAACGACCAGCAAATGGGTTGGGCCTTGTTGGACACGTGCATTCAATTCTTGATCCAAAGTACTACCGGAAATCAGGATCCGAACTACCTTTTTTCTGTGATACTCATGCTGTTTTTGGTTCCGCTACCCAGCGGTTTCCTCCGTCACTGAGAAGACTGAGTGCGTGACTCTAATCTGTCCGCCCCCAGAGGGTCATCGGGTATACGTCCTCGGTTGGGCGTTGGGCCATGAGAAAACTGAAAGCATAGCCGAACAGCAAGGTCGGCGCACAGCCTGCAACGGGATACCAGATGAAAGATACGTGGTTTCGCAACAACAACACTGACGCAAACCCCGAAATGGCCCCGAGGATGGCACCGAGGGAATTCGCCCGCATGGTGAAGATACCCAGGAGGAACATGCCGAGAATTGGTCCGCTGAAGAAGCCGATGATCGTAGCGGCAGCCTGCAATAGCGAACCCATTCTGGCGAAATGCACACCGATGGCCGCCAGGGTGACGAGAATGCCCCAGCCCAAGGTGATCCAACGCGCGTTGGTGAGCGTCAACTCCTGCGAGTTGGATCGAAGCTGCCTCAGACGCTGGACAAAGTCCATACAGGTGGCTGTGCTCAAAGAGTTCAAACCAGAGGAAAACACCGACATGGTCGCGGCAAAGAGGCTCGCAAAGACAAGCCCTGCCAAGCCAGACGGCAGCACATGCCGCACAAAGTGCGGAAGCACCATATTGGGGTCACCCGTTCTCTCGACAAGGTCATTGAGCGACGTCAGCAATGCGGAATTCTCAGGAGCATGATAGAAAGCGAAGAACCCCAGGCCCAGCAGATAAAGGATCCCGACCACCGGGATTTCCAGGAGTCCGCAAAAGATCAACGAGCGGGCCATCATCCGGCCGGAACCGGCGGCAAGGTAACGTTGCACCAAAACCTGATCGCTGCCGTAAGCGCCTACCTGGTAAACCAACGTTCCGATGAACAACCCCCAAATGGTCATCTCTTTCCAAAAGTCCGCGGCAACGAAGTTGATCGAGGTGGTGAGCAACGTCGTGTGGCCGGCGGCTGCGGCGACTCGCCAAATATGCGACACGTCGCCGTTGAAAGACCAGAGGATGACCGCCCCCATCACCACGAGGCCACCCATCAATACAAAAAACTGCATGACATCGGTCCATAGCACCGCCTTCATGCCGCCGAGAACGGTGTAGAGGGTCGTCAGCGCTCCCACCAGAGTAACGCAGGCCCAAACAGGCCACCCGACAATTTGCTGTAGGGCTAGCGAAATTGCGTAGATGGCAATTGCCATGTGCGAGGCGCGTTGCAGCAAGAACAACGCGGAGGCAAACAGACGGCTCTGCATGCCAAAGCGGTGCTCCAGGTACTCGTAGATAGTAAAGACCTTCAGTCGCGCCAGGAAGGGAATGAAAAGATAGGCGACGATGATCGCCATCAACGGGAACATGAGGATCGTCATGGCATAGCGGAGATCGTGGTGGTACGTCCACGCTGGCACCCCCATGTAGGAAATCGCCGAAAGATCGCATGCCAAGACAGAGATGCCCACCGCCCACCAAGGAGCGGATCGTTCGGCAAGAAAGTAGCCTGCCAGGTTCTTCTGCTTGCGCGTGAAGGAGAGCCCGAGAAGCACGGTGGCCACCATGTAAACCGCCAAGATAAGATAACCGGTTATGCCAAAGTCGCCCATGGTGCTAGCGGCGCTCCGTTCCACTATTTGAAGAGTTCATGCCGCCATGATTTCATAATCACAGTGCCGAAAATCAGACGTCGACCGGCAGCCGTATGCGAGGATGCTGGCTTTGCACTAAATTGGTGAACAGGGACGGTCAAGCATGGAGCATAGGGATTGACGATTATCTTGTTGAGGTTGTTTTCGAAGTCCGCAGAGGGTTGCTCCTCAAGCTTTGAGCGCAGGATGATCCTGTCATGGCAATGTTGCCACGTGGTCGATCTAGGTGCATTGCGCATGTGATATCCAATATGACAGTGGATGAAAACTCAGACTACCATTTTTCTGTGCAGCTTGCGCTGTTTTCCACCTGCTCCAAGACGGCTGCGCCCGTACGGCCATTAGAGTTCATTCAGCCACGCGAATCCGCAGCCAGCGGATGTTGTTGACGGAATCCTCGCAGCACCAGAAGACGGCAAACACTTCTCCTCCCGGAAGGAGAACCATATTGGGGAAACCGAATTTCAAGTTGCTGAGTTCTTCCGCGCCAGACGACTGGCCAGTCATCCCGGATCCCGCCCTCTGCCACAGCGGCAACTCCGCCAAGTTGATCCAGTTGTCGCCTTCGATGCGTGAAAGATTGGCCCAAAGACCGGGTTTATCGTCCCGGCGGTAGAGGCACAAAATTCTCCCATCGCGCAGGCAAATGATCTTGGCCGTCTGCCCGCGCAGGCCGGTGAGGCGCGGCTGAGAAAAGGAACGGCCATCGGGGGAGAGAGCATAAGGCGTGGGTTGACTGCTTCCGCTGGGTTCGTGGAAGGCCCAGGCAACTGCCAGCAGCCGACCATCCGGCAGCCGCGTGATCGACTGCTCGAAATGGATGACGCAATCGCGATGCCCGTCCATTACGTCCATGTACTCGGGCCAGTTCTCGCCCCGGTTCCGTGACACAAGGGCAATCGCTTTCATCCCGTTGGGTGCCTCGCCGTTCCAACCCTTCCATGTGCCCATCGGCGCCAGCCAGCATCCATCTGGCAATTCGAGGATGGGATGGCAGATTTCGAAACTCGGGCCGATCAGCGGTGGTTCAATCGTGCGGGGTCCCTCCCAACTTCGTCCCCCGTCGGAGCTTTGCAGCAGGATGAGATCGACAGGAACATAGCCTAAGTTCTCACGATTGGTCAGGCCCTCGTCGGGATGTTCGTCACGATAGAACCGTGCACCCAAACCTAGAAGAGTGCCATCCCTTGTCCGACTGATCCGCACCGTATGCGTTGTGGGCCGTTCGACCGGGTCAGTGAAAAGCGGGACCGGAGAACTCCAGGTCATGCCGTCATCGGCTGAACGGCTCACGTACGTCCGATAGTCGAGGCTCTCCACCGCCTCGCCCAGATCGAACGCGCATACCATCGTTCCATCATCCAACCGTACCACCGACGGGTGCCAAGCGTGGATCGATCGCAGGTGCGGCTTGGGATTGCGGTATACCAGTCCAGTTGCGACGCAGGCAATCAAGTTTTCACGCATTGCAGATGGGAAGTGTGGACGCCGGGTATTCCCACCTGGCGAAGTGTTTGGAAGGATCGCAGCCAAGACAATTCTTCAAAGCGCGCTGTTTGTATTGAAATGCATTTTCTTGGCGCACTTTGTTTGTCATGGGACTAAACTCTACAGAAAATCAAAATCCAAACCACCGATTTTACGCAAAAGAAGCGCGGTTTTTGAAGGGGACAACGAGCGAATGACTACCTCACCCGCGACCAAAGCCAGCGCGGATCTGGGCGGCCCATGCCCGGGTCAGGGTACTGGAAACCGAGAACGCTGACCTTGACTGCTTCTCCGTGCCCATCCACCCGCCCCGTGACACAACGGGTTCGCGACAAATGACGGTTAAAGGCACGAACCGGATCGCCGCCCCAAGCGGGATCGCTTGGGGCGCGGAACAGCACACCCGGAATTTGCGGAGTAACATCGGTCCACTGATCGGGGCTCTTGGCGTTGGGATTGCCGATCGCGGGCACGGTGGCAAGCCAAGGATAACGAAGCCTCTCCAGATTCCAGAAGTGGACGTGCGCGTCAATGATCGAGAGGTTTGTCAACGTTCAGCTCGGTTTGAGATCGCAACTGCTGCCCGGCTCCAGCGGTGTCTGGTAAATACCACCAGCGACACACGCAGGATGTACGAAATGTTCCCGCAAATGAGAGATGTGCTCAAGAAAAACCACTTCATGACCGAGCGCGACGTGGTTGAACAACACGAGGTGCTGATGAAGCTGCCCCATGTCGCCAGCGTGCGGCACGACGGGCACGCCGAATTTCCGGCACAGCAAACTCACCGCCAGGAACTCGCTCACCCCGGCCACCCGCACCGCGTCCACCTGGATGAAGCCGACGCACTTCGCCTGCAAATAATTTTTGAAGACGACGCGATTGGGCACGTGCTCACCGAGTGCGAGCTTGGTTGGCCTGATCGCGTCGGCGAGCGTCTTGTGGCCAAGCACGTCGTCGGGATGGGTTGGTTCTTCAATCCAGAACGGATTGATCACCCGCAGTCGCTGGCAGATGTCGAGGGCCTGCGGCAGGGTCCATTGTTGATTGGCATCGAGCATGACGCGCGCGGAATCGCCCGCCGCTTCGCGAACCATATGGGCGCGTCGCAGGTCGCGTTCAGGATCGGGTGAACCGACCTTGAGCTTCATCGCGGTAAAACCCCCGGCGATGGCTCGCTTGCAATTCTCGCGCACTTGCTCGTCGGAGTAGTTGAACCAACCGACGGACGTATCATAGCCGGGATAACCGCTCTGCAACACGCCATCGCGCTGCGGGCGCGTCGGCTGATGTTCGCGCAAGATGGCGAGCGCCGGCGCGGCGGTGAGTTCGTCTTCGAGATACGAGAGGTCGAGCGTGGCAATGATCTGTTCGGGCGAGAGGTTGAGGAGTAATTTCCACAACGGCACGCCGAGTTTCTTCGCCCATAAATCCCAGCAGGCATTGGTCACAGAGGAAAGCGCGAGTTGCACGATGCCTTTGTGTGGGCCGAGCCAGCGGAATTGCTGCTCGTCCGCCATCGCCCGCTGCCGCGTACCAAAGTCGCTCATAATTTGCTCGATGTCACAGCCGACAAGACGGCGGGAATAGAATTCCGCCGCGCGGCAGACAAGCTCGTTGCCTTCACCAAGGGTGAAGGCCAATCCCGTGCCGGTGTAGCCGGAGTCGTCGTGCAGAAGCGTGACCGCGTAGGAATAAACCGGGGCTTTGTGAATGGCATCGCTGCCGTGACTCGAGCCGATGGGATAACGCGCGTCGCGAGTGGAAATGGATTTGATCATGAATTCTCGATCGGACGACGGTAGCCGAGTTCCGCGCCACCGCTGACGTGCATGATATGGCCGGTTACGAAACGCGCTTTTTCGGAAAGTAAAAACACGCACGCGTCGGCGATGGCATCGCCCCCAGGGCAATAGCCGAGCGGATGAATCTCGTCGAGGTAACGTTCAATGGACGAGGGGTTAGGTTGCTCCTTACACCACTCGCGCAGCATCGGGGTCCAGGTGCCGGCAGGACAGACCGCGTTAACCCGAATACCGGATTTTGCATAGTCGAGCGCCATGGATTTGGTGAGCGCGTTCATACCACCCTTGGTAGCGGTGTAGGCGGCGTGGATTTCCTGGCCGATGACACCGACGAGACTCGACGTATTGAGAATGCACCCCCGGCTCGCTTTCAGAGCCACGAACGCATGGCGCGTGGTGTGGAGTACGCTTTTCAAATTAATGTAAAAGAGTGCATCCCATTCGGCGTCGGTGGTTTCGTGCAATGCCTTGGACGGTGCAGCGATGCCGGCGTTGTTATGCACCGCGTCCAACCGACCATAGTGCGCAAGCGTGGCAGCGATGGCGGCTTCGACTTCGTTGTCACACGAGACGTCGCACGTCATGCCGAGGTGCTCCGGCCCGAGTTGGCGCGCGGCTTTTTGCACCGTTTCGCGCCCGCGCGCCACGATCGCCACCCGCGCGCCCTCAGCGGCATAGGCCTGGGCGCAGTCCCAGCCAATGCCCATTGAGCCGCCGGTGAGAAAGATGACTTTGTCCTTCAGCAGGGGAGTGGTCATGCGGAGGACCTTTTACCAGAAAATCAGATAAAGCACAACAAAGGTCGCCAGGACCACGCCCGTCAAAACACGATAGTTGCCGAGGCCGTGACCGTCGGCTTCGCCCCGCAAGGGCTCCCGCCAGGCTTCCCAAATCAATGGCTTGGCTTCCTCCTTGATCGGTTCGGGCAGCAACAGCGAGGTCGCGAACATCAACAGGATACAGGCGACGAGCAACCAGAACGCGATCAGCATGAAGTCCCCACGATAAATGCCGGTCCAGTCCAGGTAAAACATCACG from Verrucomicrobiota bacterium encodes:
- a CDS encoding sodium/solute symporter (Members of the Solute:Sodium Symporter (SSS), TC 2.A.21 as described in tcdb.org, catalyze solute:Na+ symport. Known solutes for members of the family include sugars, amino acids, nucleosides, inositols, vitamins, urea or anions, depending on the system.), producing MGDFGITGYLILAVYMVATVLLGLSFTRKQKNLAGYFLAERSAPWWAVGISVLACDLSAISYMGVPAWTYHHDLRYAMTILMFPLMAIIVAYLFIPFLARLKVFTIYEYLEHRFGMQSRLFASALFLLQRASHMAIAIYAISLALQQIVGWPVWACVTLVGALTTLYTVLGGMKAVLWTDVMQFFVLMGGLVVMGAVILWSFNGDVSHIWRVAAAAGHTTLLTTSINFVAADFWKEMTIWGLFIGTLVYQVGAYGSDQVLVQRYLAAGSGRMMARSLIFCGLLEIPVVGILYLLGLGFFAFYHAPENSALLTSLNDLVERTGDPNMVLPHFVRHVLPSGLAGLVFASLFAATMSVFSSGLNSLSTATCMDFVQRLRQLRSNSQELTLTNARWITLGWGILVTLAAIGVHFARMGSLLQAAATIIGFFSGPILGMFLLGIFTMRANSLGAILGAISGFASVLLLRNHVSFIWYPVAGCAPTLLFGYAFSFLMAQRPTEDVYPMTLWGRTD
- a CDS encoding type II secretion system protein, which encodes MHVSNKAQPICWSLAGPTENDPTNALARGFTLIELLVVIAIIAILAGLLLPALARAKQKAQTTQCLSNIRQVGMAAALYLGDYSDRYPPTVARNGMATQTSWVGQTGLLPYYDQISAADRWLSEYLVKANREAAVEVARCPSDKIFPGNTRHCTFEMIGASYWANLFPAEPSTYMGRTVTIFSLNADNTKSIKAGEISKPAHFVTFTAWGAFDAGWWSLDLARNGESTLLWHGDYRWNTLFGDGHAALLKYNPTNGPIATEYSFDRRY
- a CDS encoding exo-alpha-sialidase encodes the protein MPDRSIGETKSRALRIVAFGDSTTAPRVVDGKALTVYADRLAHAAYADKPAKNDKLTERDVEVINAGIPGNTTRDARARFEQDVLGRQPDIVIIQFGINDSTVNVWKNPPATKPSVSRDDFAANLSYFVAELRSRGVRVILMTPNLMRWTKELRSLYGKPPYAPDDPDGFNVLLKTYAQAVREVAKQTEIPLMDVYALFQSYGAEKDHSIDDLLLDGMHPNENGHRLIADMLLQQLGSMQLDTPSSIPAIRLKPASSGMELDVRLTDMPALKMGPFVRLGDGRLLTIEDTNCLTSADGAKTWQTHRMFEDPLKFKISDERAIIRTSKGVVIAAFMNNAEEHWTWDNKLHDAPGAVLPTCVMRSTDDGATWEAPQKLHDDWTGAIRDILETKHGRVVFTSMKMRHNPGRHTVLTYSSDDQGQTWKPSNIIDLGGVGHHGGVCEATIIELKDGRLLMLLRTNWMRFWRAESTDGGLTWHPLGPSDIPASSAPGMLRRLQSGRIVLVWNRLFPEGKDTFPLSGGDRIWSETPVSNHRGELSMAFSDDECRTWSKPVVIARRPGTWLVSYPYLFEASPGELWVTTMQGNLRAMLHERDFAN
- a CDS encoding mandelate racemase, coding for MIKSISTRDARYPIGSSHGSDAIHKAPVYSYAVTLLHDDSGYTGTGLAFTLGEGNELVCRAAEFYSRRLVGCDIEQIMSDFGTRQRAMADEQQFRWLGPHKGIVQLALSSVTNACWDLWAKKLGVPLWKLLLNLSPEQIIATLDLSYLEDELTAAPALAILREHQPTRPQRDGVLQSGYPGYDTSVGWFNYSDEQVRENCKRAIAGGFTAMKLKVGSPDPERDLRRAHMVREAAGDSARVMLDANQQWTLPQALDICQRLRVINPFWIEEPTHPDDVLGHKTLADAIRPTKLALGEHVPNRVVFKNYLQAKCVGFIQVDAVRVAGVSEFLAVSLLCRKFGVPVVPHAGDMGQLHQHLVLFNHVALGHEVVFLEHISHLREHFVHPACVAGGIYQTPLEPGSSCDLKPS
- a CDS encoding exo-alpha-sialidase; translated protein: MVCAFDLGEAVESLDYRTYVSRSADDGMTWSSPVPLFTDPVERPTTHTVRISRTRDGTLLGLGARFYRDEHPDEGLTNRENLGYVPVDLILLQSSDGGRSWEGPRTIEPPLIGPSFEICHPILELPDGCWLAPMGTWKGWNGEAPNGMKAIALVSRNRGENWPEYMDVMDGHRDCVIHFEQSITRLPDGRLLAVAWAFHEPSGSSQPTPYALSPDGRSFSQPRLTGLRGQTAKIICLRDGRILCLYRRDDKPGLWANLSRIEGDNWINLAELPLWQRAGSGMTGQSSGAEELSNLKFGFPNMVLLPGGEVFAVFWCCEDSVNNIRWLRIRVAE
- a CDS encoding SDR family oxidoreductase, coding for MTTPLLKDKVIFLTGGSMGIGWDCAQAYAAEGARVAIVARGRETVQKAARQLGPEHLGMTCDVSCDNEVEAAIAATLAHYGRLDAVHNNAGIAAPSKALHETTDAEWDALFYINLKSVLHTTRHAFVALKASRGCILNTSSLVGVIGQEIHAAYTATKGGMNALTKSMALDYAKSGIRVNAVCPAGTWTPMLREWCKEQPNPSSIERYLDEIHPLGYCPGGDAIADACVFLLSEKARFVTGHIMHVSGGAELGYRRPIENS